The window gttgtCACactgactactgttcagtcgtgtggtcaggtgccacaaaaaaacttagaaaaattgcaattggctcagaacagggagcatggctggcccttgggtgtacacagagagctaatattaataatatgcatgtcaatctctcctggctgaacgtggaggagagattgacttcatcactacttctatttatgagaggtattgacatgttgaatgcaccgagctgtctgtttaaactactggcacacagctcagacaccaatgtataccccacaagacatgctacaAGTGGCCTCTTCACagtccaagtccagaacagaacagaccacgggaggcacacagtactacatagagccatgactacatggaactctattccacatcaagtaactgacgcatgcagtaaaatttgatttaaaaaacagatataaaaaaataaaaaacaccttatggaatagcagggactgtgaagcaacacaaacattggaacagacatgcatacacacacaattaCATAAGCACTAtacatactagaggtcgaccgattcatcggaatggccaattaattagggacgatttcaagttcataacaatcggtaattggcatttttggacaccgatcatggccgattacattgcacttcacgaggagactgcgtggcaggctgactacctgttatgcgagtgcagcaaggagccatggaaggtgctagctagcattaaacgtatcttataaaaaacaatcaatcttaacataatcactagttaactacacatggttgatgatattactagtttatctagcttgtcctgcattgcatataatcgatgtggtgcctgttaatttatcattgaatcatagcctacttcgccaaacgggtgatttaacaagcgcattcgcgaaaaaagcgcTGTCGTTgaaccaatgtgtacctaaccataatcatcaacgcctttcttaaaatcaatacacagaactatatatttttaaacctgcatatttagtcaaaataaatgaatgttagaaggcaatattaaactagggaaattgtgtcacttctcttgcgttcattgcacgcagtcagggtatatgcaacagtttgggccgcctggctcgttgcgaactaatttgacagaattttacgtaattatgacataacattgaaggttgtgcaatgtaacaggaatatttagacttatggatgccaacggttagataaaatacggaacggtttcgTATTTCACTGTTAGCATtattacatggcacatattgcacttttactttcttccccACCACttagtttttgcattatttaaaccaaattgaacactttcattatttatttgattgatgtattatattaagtttaatttaagtgttcattcagtattgttgtaattgtcattacattgtttttaaataattataataaagaaataaaaaaataaaaaataaaacttttttttttttttttttttttttttttaatcggccgattaattggtatcggctttttttggtcctccaataaatcggtattgacaaatcataatcggtcgacctctaatacatacacatggatttagtattgtagatatgtggtagtggtggagtaggggcctgagggcacacagtgtgttgtgaaatctgtgaatgtagtattgtaatgttttaaaattgtataaactgccttaaattttgctggaccccatgaagagtagctgctgccaatggggatccataataaatacaaagatCCACTTTACAGAGTCTAAAAATGTGATATTGTTGAGGACCACCTGTTGTGAAAATCAAATGTGAAGTCCTCACAACAGGTCAGATAACCAATACTGCGGTAACTTGGGAAGGTTATGAAGTTCTTAAGACATCAGTTAACAACAGAGCAGCCAGTGACACTGTATTCCTTCCGTATCTAAATGCATGACTCAAGCTGCTACAGCCTGATCTGTTTTTCCTGACCTGGAATGTAAACAAACCGGAGCTTTAACACAAGACATTGAGCCGAAACACCCATGACACAAACATCTGTGTTTTAAGAGGGCAATTTAGTTCTCATGTTCAATAAGGTTCAGAGAAAATGTATCTTCAAATATGTGTTTTACCATGAacatatttttgggggggttgttctTTAACTCCACCTACTGTCTAAACAGCATTGGAAAAAATAGATATATATGGGACTACCTCAAAACATGTTTGATCACCCCCAGTGCAATTTTGATGAATAAATGAAATTATTTTGTTCTACTATAACAGGTGATAAGGATGAGGGTGACCACCAGCTGTCAACGGCTATTTGATACTTGGGACAGGGAAAGCCCTTTGAGATCCTTCCTTAAGTTAGTCAACAGACCCCAAAAATGAGTCCAAATTTTCCTCTCTGACAACACAAATGAGACTGATCGCCTTGTTTTTTTCTCCTTCAAACACATCTAAAGAAAGTGTCTGTTCgagtaaaccccccccccccccccccccccccccccaagaacatGATACAATTCAGTCTACCTGAACCCTTTACAAATTAAGTTAGTTGTACACGTTCATCACCTGAGAATaataaaaatacaacaaaaatgcAATGTAGGCTACTGTAAATAAAAAGTGTCACAAATCACAATTGCATAACCATTGTTTGCTTCAGTGAAACACTAACGCTACTTCCTTGTCCGAGGAGATGACAAATTCACGACAGGTGAAAGAAAGTTAGCAATGATTGTTAAATGGTGACGTTTTCCAGAACCCTACCTTTACATAGCAGAGCTTCGGTGGTTGTGATTTTCAGAGTGCCTGAAAGTGACTCTCCAGGACTATAAACAACTTTATTGTCTTTAAAAGTTATGTCGAATTCTTGGAGTTTTCCCATGTTTTCCACCACGAGAAGGTGACACCGAAGGCTCAGTCACCTGTGCGCACTACGCAGTAGTGGCGTTTTCTTCCCTGTCCAAGTTGATCCGCCGTGACGTCACTAACAGGAAACAGCTCTTTTTTTATATAGCGTCtcgtgttaaataaaaattaaacatAAATATATCTCACATAAAATGTATCTCACATATCTCTGTTAAATACGTATTTAAATGTTATGCATGTGTCCTGTGTACTGTAAACAAAATATCATACATTATTTTTCAATggttaaatccatttgaattcaatcactttttgacagcatcccttttaTTTAAAACAAAACTTCccagaagtggtcagaaagtggcTTTTTGGATTTGAATTAGAttaaggtgctcaaagttgacccattttgcatacctcACGCTAGATTTAGACATCCacgtcttcatcactggaaaagataaacgtTTCAGTTTGATATCATTAACACGtttattaataaacattgtaatgtTTCACCTTTTACGTCAATTATTTATAAACGTGTATACTTGAAATATTCGCAAATGTTGTAGTTTAGACGCTATTTTACATAATCTAAGTTTTTTTATGTGCCCCCATTGGTTGAGACACATGCTCTTGATTACAAGGTGGGCGTCCGTTTAATTAAAGAAATATAATTCATAGAATGGACCTATCCCTTCATACCACTGCAACTGATCTAGtacaccagtggttcccaaaatgTTATAGTCCCTTTCCTCTTCAAacgttcaacctccagctgtgtaccacctctagcaccagggtcagcgcactctcaaatgttatttttgccatcattgtaagcctgccacacacacaccatacgatacatttattaaacatgagaatgagtgtgagtttttgtcactacccggctcgtgggaagtgacaaagagctcttataggaccagggcacaaataataatataataacaatAATCACACATTTTGCTCTTTaattaaccatcttacatataaaaccttatttgttaatcaaacattgtgaataactcaccacaggttaatgagaagggtgtgcttgaaaggatgcacataattctgcaatgttgggttgtattggagagagtctcagtcttaaatcatttgccgagaatccactctcacctAGGTACGTGgtacaaagggcatcagtgtcttaacagctcgattagccaaggcaggatactctgagcgcagcccaatccagaaatctggcagtagcttctgattaaattcaattttcacagaacagcttgttgcaatttcgatgaggctctcttgttcagatatcagtaagtggactggaggcagagcaagaaagggataatgaatccagttgtttgtgtcatccgtttcaggaaagtacctgcataattgcgcacccaactcactcaggtgcttcactatataacatttgacattgtccataagcttgagctcatttgcacacaaaaaatcatacaatgatggaaagacctgtgtgttgtccttgttaatgcagacagaaaagagctccaacttcttaatcatagcctcaattttgttccgcacattgaatatagttgtggagagtccctgtaatcctagattcagatcattcaggagagaaaaaacatcgcccagataggccagtcgtgtaaGAAACTCATCATTATGCAAGCgttcagacaagtgaaaatgatgatgAGTAAAGAAAACGTTAAGGTCGTCTCTCAATTCataaaaatgtgtcaatactttgccccttgataaccagcgcacttctgtatgttgtaaaagtgttacatggtcactgcccatatcattgcataatgcagaaaatacacaagagttcaggggccttgctttaacaaagttaaccattttcactgtaatgtccaaaacgtctttcaagctatcaggcattcccttggcagcaagaggctctcggtggatgctgcagtgtacccaagtggtgtcTGGAGAAACTGCTTGCACAcgtgttaccactccactatgtctccctgtcatggcttttgcgccatcagtacagataccaacatgagcagcagctacttttggctacatacggaccgttagtggaattcctgcgagagagtaacggttaatgtgattggatgttatttGATTAAGCTATCTGTATTTGACATTATGTTGTTATTTCGCTTAACACTAGATGgttgaattttatttttggcagggaaacgaggctactcaggggAGAGAAAAACCTCCCCTAAATATAtggccccgttggaaaatataaatggactgtttgaaaatgtgaataatgtattttttttattaaaaacaatgtgaatcacatttttatttggggtACACCCAACAGAATTGTGCGTACCCCTGGTGAAAATGAGATTTTTATTAAACATTTAAGAAGAAAGAAATGATAAGATAGTTTGACAACcgtgtttgtaagcttttaaatgatatcaatctcaactgtttatcttttccagtgatgaagacattgaTGTCTCAAGGCACtgtggagtttgcaaaaagggtAAACTTTGAGCACTTttatctcttgaatgttttggcattcaagtCCGAAAAGTCCCTTTCTGAGCACTGCTACAATGGTCAAATACAccacatatacaaaagtatgaggacaccccttcaaattagtggattcggcaatttcagccacacctgttgctgacaagtgtataaaatcgagcacagagccatgcaatctccatagacaaacattggcagtagaatggcctttctgaagagctcagtgactttcaaagtggaaccatcaaaggatgccaccttatgggcctcccgggtggcgcagtggtctaagactctgggttcgagtccaggctctgtcgcagccggccgcgaccgggagttcCACggtgcgacgcacaattggcctagcgttgtccgagttagggaaggtttggccggtagggatatccttgtctaatcgcgcactagcgactcctgtgacgggccgggcgcagtgcacgctgaccaggccGCTAGgcgtacagtgtttcctccgacacattggtgtggctggcttctgggttggatgcgcgctgtgttaagaagcagtgcggcttggttgggttgtgtttcggaggacgcatggctctcgacctttgtctctcccgagcccgtacaggagttgtagcgatgagacaagacaggaaCGACGAACAATTGGATACCTCGAAATtgggcaaaaaaataaatatatctttaaaaaaaggttgccacctttccaacaagtccgttTGTCAAAcgtctgccttgctagagctgccccagtcaactgtaaatgctgttattgtgaagtggaaacgtctaggagcaacaacggctcagctgcgaagtggtgggccacagaagctcacagaacgggaccgctgagtgctgaagagtGTAGGGTATAAAAAACCTCTATCCTAGTttgaaacactcactaccgagttccaacctgcctctggaagaaacgtcagcacaataactgtttgttgggagcttcatgaaatgggtttccatggccgagcagccagacACAAACATAAGAtcgccatgcgcaatgccaagcatggagcagtggaaatgcgttctatggagtgatgaatcacacttcaccatctggcagtccaacagatgaatgtgggtttggcggatgtcagcagaacactacctgccccaatgcatagtgccaactgtaaagttaggtggaggaggaataatgttctgggctgtttttcatggaaggtttcattcaaatcaaaaggggtgctgTCAGAAAGTGATtggggtaaatccatttgaattccatGTAATTTTCATACATCAAATTGAAATTGGCTAAGTAAAACATTGTTTTTGGTTACAGGACTGAGACAAATTAGGGTATCTGATATGCCTACTGTATGGATAGTCAACACTCCCACCTTTAGTGAGTTTGTGAAATGACAACTATAGACAAATAGAGGTACATTTTCTTTTAATCCGGATTTTGAACAGGTTTTGACCTCATATATACTTATTTTCTCAAATAAAAGCAAAAGGTCAAAGAAACAATAATTACATTACAAAATATGATAACAATTCATAcacaaagaaaataaaaaacaattATTAGATTAACAGTTAAAAAGTTGACCCAATATGACCCCCATCCAGATAATTATCAATGAGACATGAATATGAAACAGAGAAAGCAGCATACTGTACATAGAATGTGATATATTCAATAATATTGCAGTGTAATTGATAACCTCTCTGTCTCACGACTCACTCAAAGCTCTGTTGTACTTCTTTTAGTGTTCATCCGACCCACACTGAAGGATCCACCCTGAAATGCCTTTCTAAACGTCTGGGACCCAAAACAATACAGCAGAGGATCCAGGCAACTATTGACACCTGCCAGGATGAATGACACATAATATGCCGTATCTAAATGTTGAAGCATCGTACAAGCTTCACTGTATTTGTTTACCACTACCCCTATTGTCCGCACTAAATTGAGTGGTAGAAAGCAGAGCCCAAATATCACTAAGCAGATACCTATCATCCTCTGTGATTTGACCTTAACGGCAAGGCCCCTGGCTGAGTTGATATTGAGTTGAGACACTGAGTTTGCCAGGCGACGATAGGTTTCTGCCAGCACTGAGAAAGGCAGAAGGAATCCTAAGATGAATAATAAGAAGTTAATGACAAAGTAGACATCTGTCAGATCATGCTGATGGATGGTCAGACATTGGGTTTTATCTCCCTCCTTACTGGGTGGAAGAAGGAAAGTTAGGACAAGAGCTTCTACTAGAAGCAGCAACCAAACAACTTCCTTACAAACTCATTTTGTTTCATATGGGAGCTTTTGTTGAATTGGACAACCACCACATAACAATGAATGCTGCTAAGCATGAGGAACAGGATGCTGCCTAAGAAGTGTGCACTTAGAAGGTAAATCTTGAATACACACAGTAACGGTCCAAATGTCCAGTTGCTGCCTTTGGTTAAGTATACAGCCATCAGGGGAGTTGCAGGGGTGCCAAGGGCGTCACTCAGGGCCAAGTTGAACTGCAGGGTGGTACCAGAGCTCCAATGTGGTATACGGAAACAGAAGACCCACAGACTGAAGCTGTTGAGCAGGAAgccaaccacaaagaccaggattAGGATCACAGGGATGGAAACATGTTGGGATTCCACTGTACAGAGCTCAGTGTTACTGCTGTTGGCTGGGATGGTGGTTATGTCAGCATTTATGTTTGCTGGGATAGTGGTCAGGGACTGGAGGGACATGGAGGGTGACTCTGTGCCGGTCATCTTGAGAAGAAATTGATGTAGTGGAAGTAGACATTCTTAAAACACATTTGAAGGAAACATTTATGAAAAGTAATATTTAGGATGGGAAAATtattacccccaaaaatatatcaAAATGTTGTTTCTCATTTTCATGCATTTAAACAATTTTATTGTATCTTGCAACACTTCATAGAGTGATGTCAAAGGATGCTATTGCATTTAACCTTTCCTGTGTTGCCACATTGTCTTGCACTGCCTCTCAACAATTATATCTCACAATGGTAAGATTGTCTAAGAATATCCAGTTCACAAACTCAGGTACAGATCTGGATTTAAACAAAAACATCTGAAATGTGAGTAAAGGTAGCCTAAAACTAAACATTTATGAACCATGATATTAAGATCAAGACTGCAATTCTCAATTTGTAACTGTATATTGTTAATAGTAAGTAAATATGTGTATCTCTCTACCGTCTGCCTTTGTCAGAGACAACCTGCTATTATGAACCCATGAGAAGAGAGACCTTACCAAGCCTTGTAAAGCATTACATCAGTCACACTTGCTGCTCTCAGAATGGGACAGTGTGAGCGCCTCTTCTCACAACACctctatgtaacggatgtgaaatggctagctagttagcgggtacgcgctagtagcgtttcaatcagttacgtcacttgctctgaaacctagaagtagtgttgttGCTCTGTAACGGcactttgtggagcgatgggtaacgacgcttcgtgggtgtcattTGTTGATATgtacagagggtccctggttcgcgcccgtgtcggggcgaggggacggtttaaagttatactgttacatctagTGACTTCCTGCATGATGCGGGGAAAGTAATGAcaagattttttcttcatcagCAACGCAATCATCAAGCCACAAAAAAAGTACTTTAAACAAAACCATACAGTATAACTGACTAAAATTGACTTATTACAAATGAAGACTGTGAAAAAGATCTTCCTTTTAAAATGCATACAATATACAATTGAATGAGTTTAAAACAGAGCATGTTTTGCTTTACAATTACAGTATGCCATATGACAGTATCAAATTGTATTATAACACATcaataaaataatacatttatgaTCACTCAGGTAACtttcaaaataaaggaaacacgaacataaagtgtcttaatagggtgttgggtcaCCACGGGCCAACAGAATAGCTTCAATGTGCCTTGTCAtatattctacaagtgtctggaactctattgaaaGGATGCGACACTATTCTTCaacgagaaattccataatttggtatttgtttgatggtggtggaaaagtctgtctcaggttctgctccagaatctcccatgtgttcaattgggttgaaatctggtgactgactgactgactagccaTTGTAGCCAAAATAATAGGCAAATGGGCATttctatacatgaccctaagcatgatgagaTGTTAATTGCCTAATTAACTCAGCAACCACAtatgtgtggaagcacctgctttcaatatactttgtatccctcgtttactcaagtgtttcctttattttggcacttACCCGTACATTCTTTCTTCACAGGTCCCATGTCAATGTTATAGATACTATTTATGTAAAAAAGAAAAAGACACTGAGCAAACACAATAAACAATAAGCCAATGTGATTATACTACTATGAGGTTCCTTATTCAAGACGTGTTCGAATGCTGGGTGTGGATGTCTTCTAAGACAATGGAGGGAGAATTAATAGCAGTATCATAGATGATCTGGTCATTTGTGGCCGGGTCTTTTTTAAACTTGACATCAAATTTTCTGAGAGACCTGTGAATAGCCTTGACAAAGTTGTGTGATCCAAAACAATAAAGCAATGGGTCCAGGCAGCAGTTTGCTCCAGCCAAAATCCAGGAGACATAGTATGCAGTCTCCACCTGCAGGAGAAGACTGCATTGTTCTGGAAAGTACTTCTTTAATATGACAGCCACAGTTCTTATCACGTTCAGAGGCGTGAAGCACAGTGCAAATATCACCAGACACATGGCCACCATTTTACGTGACTTGGCCTTTATATCACGGCCCTTGGACATGTTGATATTCATGCGAGACATTGAACTTGCTAGCTGAACATAGCAGGTCACTGCTACTGAGAGAGGCAGCAGGAACCCAGGGATGAGCATAACGAAGTTGATGGCGAAGTAGACGTCAATGTATTTTTCCTGATGAATGCTGAGACATTGTGTGCGGTTTCCCATTGGGCTTGTGTTTAATGAGAAGAAACAGGCAATCCCCTTAGCCAGCAAAAACAACCAGACTCCAGCACACAGATTCTGAACAAACGCCTTTCGTTTCATACAGGAGCCCCTTTTAAACTGGACAACTGCCACGTATCGATGAATGCTGATGAGTGTTAGGAACATGATACTGCCATAGAAGTGAATGCTCAGCAAGGCAATCTTCAGCTTGCACAGAAAAGCTCCAAACGGCCAGTGGCTACCCATAAGAAAGTATGTTGCCATTAATGGTGCAACTGGTGTGATAACAGCGTCACTGACAGCCAAATGAAACTGCAGGACAGTACCAGAGCTCCACTGTGGTATACGGCAGCAGAAGACCCACAGACTGAAACTGTTGAGGAAGAAACCAACCAGGACAACCAGGAGGAGGAAAACAGTGATGGACACATGTTGGGGTTCCACTGTACAGGACTCAGAGAGA is drawn from Salvelinus fontinalis isolate EN_2023a chromosome 4, ASM2944872v1, whole genome shotgun sequence and contains these coding sequences:
- the LOC129853319 gene encoding P2Y purinoceptor 2-like; translated protein: MLIACIPHTSHPKMNSTVSPSVLPLDNRSLSESCTVEPQHVSITVFLLLVVLVGFFLNSFSLWVFCCRIPQWSSGTVLQFHLAVSDAVITPVAPLMATYFLMGSHWPFGAFLCKLKIALLSIHFYGSIMFLTLISIHRYVAVVQFKRGSCMKRKAFVQNLCAGVWLFLLAKGIACFFSLNTSPMGNRTQCLSIHQEKYIDVYFAINFVMLIPGFLLPLSVAVTCYVQLASSMSRMNINMSKGRDIKAKSRKMVAMCLVIFALCFTPLNVIRTVAVILKKYFPEQCSLLLQVETAYYVSWILAGANCCLDPLLYCFGSHNFVKAIHRSLRKFDVKFKKDPATNDQIIYDTAINSPSIVLEDIHTQHSNTS